GGTGTTAAGGGTATTGGAGGTTCTGAAACAAGAGGGAAATTTAGATGGGCAATGCCAAAAACAATATTGCACTAACAAAAATTAACATAATTATACTGTATATATTCAAAAATAGTATTGACATTTTTGCAAAAAATATATAAAATAATTAGTTTAAACGTTTGACAAAAATGTTTATATGTGATATTATGTAAACATATAAACGTTAAAGAAGGTGATATTGTGGCTACTGTTCAAACTCTAGATAAGATAAGAGTAAGCTTAGAAAGACATATAGGAAAGAAAATATTGTTGAAAGCTAATAAAGGAAGAAAGCAGATTATTACAAAAGAGGGTATACTAGAAAAAGTTTATCCAAGCGTGTTTGTTATAAAATTAGATGATGAAAGTAATGGATATCCTAGGGTATCTTATAGTTACTCAGATTTATTAACATCTAATGTAAAGTTGCAAGTTTTTAGAGATCAAGATAAATTACAGATAAGTTAAAATTATACCTATTAAAAATAGGTGTAATTTTTTTTTTGCTCCTTAAATATAAATATAGTGTGATATTTTTATAATACTTAAGGAGGTAAACTATGGAATTAATTAAAGATGTAATTAAAATTGACAATAGAATAGACTTTGGGAAATTTCAAACATTTATTGAGGCGGAAGCAGTAGTGCCAGACAAGAAACTAGATGTATATGAGATTGTAAAGACTGAGGGTTACATATCACTTAAAAAAATTGAGATAGCAGATGGAAAGATACTTTGTAGAGGAAGTTTTAATTACAATGTAATTTACATCGCAGACGATAAAAATACTGTTTCTAATGTAGATGGGAAAGTAGATATAAACGAAGTAATAGAAAAAGATAATGTTATGCAAGATATGGAATACATGTTATTTTCAGAAGTAGAGCATATGGATTGTACTATAATGAATGAGAGAAAGATTAAAGTAGGAGCTCTTATGAATATAAGAGGAAGTTTATTTGAAAAACAAAGATTAGATATTGTAAAAGATGTAGCACAGGTAGAAGGCATACAAAAGCATAGAAAGGAAATTTGTTTTCAAGATATAGTGGGAATAGAAAAAGCAGAAAGCTCTATAAGAGACACTATAACTATAAACACAGAAGAAATTCAATCTATAATAAGCTTAAATCCTTGTGTTAAAGTAAAAGAAAGTAGAGTAACTGATAATAAGGTTATTATTGGTGGAGTATTAGAAATAAATCCATTGGCTTGTACATATGAGGGTGAACTTGTAGAGTTAGATAGAGTGGGTATAGAGTTTACTCAGTTTGTAGAAGTTCCTGGAGTGAGTGATGGTATGACTGAGGAAGTATTATTGTCTATGTCAGATTTTAATCATATTTTCAAACAAAATAGTGAAAGTAATACAGGGCTATTAGAAATAGATTGTATGGCTTGTTGTAAGGTAAAAGTTACAGATGAAGTTACAAGAGAGGTATTACAAGATGCATACTCACCTCAAAAGATAATAAAATTTGACCATAAACCTATTCAATTAAATAAGACTTTAAGAAATAGTGAAGAAACATTTATGGTTAGAGAAGGAATAAGAAATGATAATGATGATATACAAATAAAAGATATTGTAAGCGTTTGTCCTACTATGTCTATAGAAAATAGCTACATTGAAGGAAATAAAAGTATTATACAAGGGATTATAAAAGTTGAAATTTTATTTGTTCCAGTTGAAGGATTAAAGTTAGTTTATAAAATTAGTGAAGAGATTCCATTTGAGCATGATATAGAGATGGATAATTTAACTGATACAGCATCTGTTTTTAATACAGCATGCATTGATAAAATTGAAGTTGATTTGAATAGAGACCAAATAGATTTGGTTATAAAAATCAAAAGATTTACTGAAGCATTAGATAAAAAGGCAGAAAGCTTTATTGTTAAAGGTGAAGATCAAGGTGTTTATGATTTATCTAAAGCCCCAAGTATAATTGTATATATATGTAAAGAAGGAGATACTTTCTGGAATATTGCAAAAAAATACAATACAACAGAAAATGAAATTGCAGAACTTAATGATATAAAACTTGATGAAGCAATTAAGCCTGGGAAGTGTCTTATTTTAGAAAAAAAAGTCGTATTAGTAGATTAATATTAAAAAATTTAAAGTAATTAAGTATAATAGGGTATTATAATACCCTATTATTTTATTTTTTGTAGTATAATATTATTGTTAGTGATGCATTATTCTTTAAACAAGGAGGATAGAATGGATTTTATAAAACTAAAGAGCAGGGCAAAAATAAATTTATCCATTGATGTCTTAGGAAAAAGGCAAGATGGTTATCATTTTGTTGAAATGATAATGCAAACGATAGATTTATACGATATAGTAAAAATAAAAGGATTAGATAAAGATGAAATAAAGGTAAAAAGCACTAGTTTAGATATTCCTTTAGATGAAGATAATATTGTTTATAAAGCTGCCAAAATACTTAAGAATAAATTTAATATAAAAAAAGGTGTAGAAGTATTCATAGAAAAAAATATTCCTGTAGCAGCAGGGATGGCTGGAGGAAGTTCCAATGCCGCCGCAGTATTAGTAGGATTAAATGAATTATGGAGACTTGAGTTATCAGAAGATGAAC
This sequence is a window from Clostridioides difficile. Protein-coding genes within it:
- a CDS encoding Veg family protein gives rise to the protein MATVQTLDKIRVSLERHIGKKILLKANKGRKQIITKEGILEKVYPSVFVIKLDDESNGYPRVSYSYSDLLTSNVKLQVFRDQDKLQIS
- a CDS encoding DUF3794 domain-containing protein, whose product is MELIKDVIKIDNRIDFGKFQTFIEAEAVVPDKKLDVYEIVKTEGYISLKKIEIADGKILCRGSFNYNVIYIADDKNTVSNVDGKVDINEVIEKDNVMQDMEYMLFSEVEHMDCTIMNERKIKVGALMNIRGSLFEKQRLDIVKDVAQVEGIQKHRKEICFQDIVGIEKAESSIRDTITINTEEIQSIISLNPCVKVKESRVTDNKVIIGGVLEINPLACTYEGELVELDRVGIEFTQFVEVPGVSDGMTEEVLLSMSDFNHIFKQNSESNTGLLEIDCMACCKVKVTDEVTREVLQDAYSPQKIIKFDHKPIQLNKTLRNSEETFMVREGIRNDNDDIQIKDIVSVCPTMSIENSYIEGNKSIIQGIIKVEILFVPVEGLKLVYKISEEIPFEHDIEMDNLTDTASVFNTACIDKIEVDLNRDQIDLVIKIKRFTEALDKKAESFIVKGEDQGVYDLSKAPSIIVYICKEGDTFWNIAKKYNTTENEIAELNDIKLDEAIKPGKCLILEKKVVLVD